Genomic segment of Methanolobus mangrovi:
ATCATAGGGCAACATTTCCAGCGCTTTTATTGCTTCTATACCATTTGCAACAGTATCCACATGATAGCCCAATTTTTGTATCATACCCTGAGCTACCTTTTGGTTTACTATATTGTCTTCAGCCAGCAATAACCTCAAGTTCTTATGGTTCTGAGAAGAACTGGAAGGAGTGTTAACACGAGTATTGACCTTGCTCTTCTGCTTTTCCATATTCAATATTCCGGATAGAACATCCAGCAATTCCTGATGCCTTACAGGCTTGGTTAAATATGCTGCAAAATGTCTCTCCCCCATATTCTGGAGATTGGAACGTTGCCCTAAAGAACTCAGCATCACCAGAGGGACAGATTTTAGCTTTGCATCGGATTTAATGAACCTTGCCACAGATTCTCCATCCATTCCGGGCATATGCATATCGAGGATAACCACATGGTATTGCTCACCGTCTTCATGTGCACGATATAGGGCTTGCAGTGCAGTAGGACCATCAACGGCCTCATCTACTTTTGCACCCCATGAACTTATACGCTTGTTGAGAATCTCGCGGTTCGTGGCGTTATCATCAACAACCAGAACATAAGAATCCATGATTTCTGCAGAATAGACTTTCTTACGGCGGCCTTCCGGCTGCTTTACAAGGCTTATTCTAAACCAGAATTCTGAGCCTTTGCCCTTCTCACTTTCCACACCGATATCACCGCCCATCATCTCAACCAGTTGTTTGGAGATAGCCAGTCCAAGTCCTGTTCCACCATATTGCCGTGTGGTCGATGCATCCACCTGATAGAATTTGTCAAATAGATCATGTATTTTATTTTCAGGAATTCCAACACCAGTATCCCGAACTGAGAAACGCAATAATGCTTCTGTATCAGTCTCTGATTCCAGAGTCACCTGCACGACTACCTCACCCTCATGGGTAAACTTGACCGCGTTTCCGGCAAGGTTGGTCAGTACCTGCTGTAAACGTCCTGGATCTCCCTGAACACATGCAGGCACACCGGGTGCAGGCGCACAGATGAATTCCAGATCTTTCTCATGGGCCTTTATTGAAATCATGGAACCAAAATCATCCAGCATATTATGGAGATCAAAGTCCACCATTTCCAGTTCAAGTTTGCCAGCTTCTATCTTGGAGAAGTCCAGGATATCATTGATAAGTTGAAGTAGTGATTCACCGCTCAGTCTCACGGTTTCAGCATAATGCCTTTGTTCATCACTGAGCTCAGTATCAAGAAGCAGTCCCGTCATACCGATAACACCATTCATAGGTGTGCGTATCTCATGGGACATATTTGCCAGGAACTCGCTTTTTGCCCTTGTGGCTTCCTGAGCTTTTTCCTTTTCAATGAAAAGGGTGTTTTCCAGCTCCTTCCGCTCTGTAATATCACGAGATACTCCTAAAATCCCAATAAATTCACTCTGTTTATTGTACATTCCACCAATTGTGGCCTCAGTCCATACTGCAGACCCATCTTTGCAAGGTTGTTCAAGTTCGAACCTCTGTGGGGGAAAGTCTGCCCCTGCCTGAACAATCTCTGCAACTAATTTTAGTCCTTCAGAATAGTGCTGTAAAGAAGCAGGAGTCAGGAATTCTTCTGGCTTTTGTTTTATCACTTCTTCAGGCGTATAACCACGTAGTTTTTGAACAGAGGGACTTAAGTATGTAAACCTGCCATCGATATCCATTGTCCAGATCACATCTGTTGAATTGTCTGCCAACAACCTGTGTCTTTCCTCGCTTTCTTTTAATTTTTGTTCTATAAGTTTGCGGTCAGTAATATCACGCATAATTCCCACTGAGTGCCAGCCATCGGGAAGTTCGATAACAGAAAGTGACAGTTCAACTGATATTTCCCGTCCATCCTTACAAAGAGCCTCTAATTCCAGAGTTTTGCCCACAGCATTGCCCTGACCTGTTTTGAGGAATCGTGTGAGGGCTTCCTGCTGAGATGCATGATAGCGTTGCGGTGCCAGTAGTAAATGCAGGTTTTGCCCAATAGCTTCCTCTACAGAATATCCGAAAATTCTTTCAGCAGCCGGATTCCAGAAGGATATATCACCTTGCGGATCCATCATCTGGATTGCATCCTGTGCTGACTCAGCAATCGCTCTTATTCGAGCTTCTTCTGCTAACAGAGCCTGTTCCGAACGTTTGCTTTCAGTGATGTCTGTCAAAATGAGAGTGAGACCGGTAACATTCCCTTCGTCATCATTAAGGGGACTGTACATATTCGCATACCATCGTCGGTCAATTGCTGAATCTCCGTATTCCTCTATAAGAGTGAATGATTCACCTGCAAGTGCACGGTCAAAATTCTCTTTTGCTTTTTCCCTGTCTTCAGCACTTTTAATGTAGTCGAGCATGCTAACGCCAATTTCAATATTGACACCCCATATATGCCCCATTGTCAACCGATGATTTGTATTGAAAGAAAGGTACCTATATTCCCTGTCAAGTGCAAATATGACAACATCTTTTGGACTTTCAATAACACCCTGTAAGATATGGTATGCTTTTCTATATCTCTGCTCTGCCTGTTTTAACGTTTCTTCAGCGCTCTTTCTATCGGTAATGTCTCTGCAGACGCAGAAAACCAGTTTCTGACCAGCAAGGCTAGCTCCGTTCGAGCTTACTTCAACATCGATTAGAGTTCCATCTTTACGACGGTGTAGTGTCTCAAATGTGCGACCAGATTCACCAGTGTTCTTTATCACTTCAATTAGTTCTTCGGGTGTCCATTTGTCGTCCCAATCCCATACGTGTAACTGGAGCATCTCATCCATGGAATAGCCCAGTGTATCCGCATATTTTTGATTAGCTTCGACAACCTCACCTTTGCCATTGACAACTACTATGCCATCATTGGACTGCTCTACAAGAATACGTCTTCTTGTAGTTTCTTCTGCAATCTTTTCTTCAGCTTTCTTACTCCTACTTATATCTGAGAGAATGCCCTCAATACGCACAGGAATATTCTCAGTATCGTATTTGATCTCAGAACTTTCACGAACCCAACAAATGCTTCCGTCAGGTTTTAATATACGATACTCTGCTGAAATCTCGCCTTCCAGTTCCCTTTGTTTTGTAGCATCCTGAACAATGTTGATATCCTCAGGATGAACTAATTGATACAACACCTTATTTTCCTTTACAAACTTCTGAGGGTCAATACCTAGAATGAGTTCAGATGATGGACTAATATAAAGTAGTTCAAGATCAGGAAAGGTTGCAGACCAGACAACCATATCTACTGACTTCAAAATAAGATTAAGATACTCTTTTTCACTGCATGTACTTCCTTCAATACCGTTTTCGATCATATGATCACCCTATTAGTTCACCTTGAATCAAGATATTCTTTGAATAAACAAATTAACAATACACATACTGACGATGTAAAACACATAAACATAGATAACTAAATGTTACACATATAGGAGATACCTAAATATATATAAATATACTGATTTAACTAAATTGAGTAGATAGATACGGTATTTATGTTTACTAAAACTAAAATAACCAGAAATTAAAAGTGCAGTAATATAGAAATAATATGTGCTCAAGAAATAGAACACACAAACACTTTGTAAGGCAATCGGAGCAAAACTGACAGAAACAAGCTGTAAAAGAAATTGAGAATTATTGCACTCTTTCAAAGAAAGGCAAAGTGTCCGGATGATAATCTTCCCTGATGTAATAGTTTTTAAACTTGCCACTGGTTTCCACTTCAAGACAATCCATATCCTCCAATGTCCTTATATGCGAGCGAACAGTCCCTTTACTGATCCCTAACCTTTCTGAAAGCTCCATGTTTGTTATACCGGGATTCTCAAATATAAGCCTGCAAACTTTTTTACACATGACTCCCTGTAAATGCGGCTCTATAGTCTGCCCATGACTCTTGTTCCATAGGTCACTCTCATTCCTGAACATGCTTACATAGTTCCCATTCCTGAACAAGAGGATCTTACCTGCATCTTTCAAAGCATTAACATGATAACGGACTGTCCCCCGTTTAAGATCAAGATCCTTTTCGATCATATTAACAGTGCTGCCCGGATTATTCTCAATGAAATTCAGAATCTTCAGACGATTCTCATTCTTCGGGTCTTTCTTTGCCCATGCAGTAAGTAATGCTACGATCTTCCAGCCGAGTGCAAGGATAATGGCGACTATGGTTATTATCTGGAAGTAGAGTGGGAGGTCCCAGAAAGAATCGGTCATTTTTGCACCATCCGCATAGTTATTAACAGAAATATTATTACCGTCATAAGGTTCAATTGAAGGATTACCATAACAAGGCATTACAAAAATGAAAAAAATAATAAAAAATGTGACAGGTATTTTTTTCATACCCATCATACGAACTTTAGATAGAATAATCTTCTGTTCCACTAACAGAATAACCATAAACCCTGTATCTCCAAGTTCCTCGTTCTATCCCGTCATTATCAATTACATTCAAATGAATCCTACCGTTAATTGATCCATCTGCTGAATCATAAAAATAGCCAAGACAATTGTAACTTGGATCATATATATAGAGTTTGAGTGAATCGCTGGTATCTCCCCAGTTAAGGTCTACCTCTATGCTAGTATAATATGAACTTATCACAAAAGAATGCCAGTTTGTTTCTCCCTGAGTAATTATATCAGAAACAGTCCTTACTCCAATACTTCCGTCGTCTGATTTTGCAGGGACGATCTTGTATCCTAAGTCGGATGCAGAGATCAATGTGAATTCGTTGTCTGTTTCAGATGTACTTGCACTTGCAACTGAAATGCACAGCAAGAATATTATAAATCCGATTGCTATTGTTTTCATGTTTGTACTCCTACTAGCTTTTACTAGTTATTGAGGAAGATGAAAAAACCTTGTATATAACTTTTCTAGCCATTTATCAAACTAAAAAAAAGTAGATATATGGAGGAATTTTGTTGCAGAGTATAGAGTATTAGTGCATTGGTTTGAAGGAGAAGGACATGAAACATGCCCTCCTGTTCCCTCAGTTTCCGTGCAAGTTTGTGCTGGTTGGGTACAAACAATTCATTGTACACAGAATTATAATAAAACCATTATGGCCATTGGTCAAACTGTTCTTAAAATGATGATACATTTTATTCATGATGATATTTCAAAATACATATTTGAATTTTTAACTCAATAAATATGAGAACAGTTGCTGGAAATTTATAAATAAAAGTCCAATTAAATGGTTTTTCACAGAACATCCAAAACTATATCTTCCACAAAGTCATCATTTCCTGCTGTAAGGAGCCAACAATATGCGAATCGGAGTATACATCTGTCACTGCGGACTTAATATCGCACATACCATAAACGTCAACTCACTTAGGGACAAGGTCAGCAAGCTGGGTGGTGTTGCAGTGGTAAAGGACATACAGTTCATGTGTTCTGATTCGGGACAGGATTCAATTGTCCAGGATATAACGGACCTTGATCTTAATCACATACTTGTAGCAGCATGTTCTCCCCATCTGCACGAGCAGACATTCAAGAGAGTGCTTGAAAAGGCGGGTCTCAATCCTTTCATGCTGGAAATGGTCAACATCCGTGAGCAATGCTCATGGGTTCACATGGAAGACCCGCAGATGGCAACCCAGAAAGCATTCGACCTCATCAGGATGGGTATAGCCAGGCTCAAACTGCTGGACCCGTTGCAGCTAAAGAAAATACCTGTGACAAAGGATGTACTAATTATCGGCGGCGGTGTTGCCGGAATAGAGGCTGCACTTACTCTTGCAAACTCAGGTTATCAGGTTCATATGGTTGAAAAAGAGCCTACAATTGGTGGAAAAATGGCACTGCTCAACGAAGTGTTTCCCACCAACGACTGCTCTATTTGCGTGCTCGCCCCCAAGATGACAGATGTTCACCAGCACCCGAATATCGACCTTATCACACTTGCAGAGGTTACTGAGGTCACAGGCCCAGTAGGTAATTTCAATGTTACAGTTACCAAAAAACCCAGATATGTCATAGAAGACAAATGCAAGGGCTGTGTGGACGAATGCGGTCGTGTATGCCCGGTGGAAATACCCAACAGATTCGACTGCGGGCTTGGAAAGACAAAAGCCATCAACATGCCGATACCACAGGCAGTACCGCAGGTGGTCTATATAGACAACGAATTCTGTGTGGGCTGCGGACTATGTAAACAGGCATGCCCGGCTGATGCAGTGGACTATCATCAGAAAGAGGAAACTCTTGAATTTACCGTTGGAGCCATAATACTGGCAACCGGATACAGTCATTTTGATGCTTCCCGCAAGCAGGAGTATGGTTATGGCATCTACCCTGATGTAATTACCAATATGGAACTCGAGCGCCTGCTTAACGCAGCCGGTCCGACACGGGGCAAAGTACTTTCCCCGGCAACAATGGAAGTACCGAAAAAAGTTTCCTTCATCCAGTGCGTTGGTTCAAGGGACGAAAAGGTCGGCAACCCTTACTGTTCCAGAGTATGCTGCATGTCCAGCATGAAGAATGCACAGTTGCTCAAGGAGCGCTATCCTGACATTGACATTACAATTCATTACATCGATGTACGTGCATCCGGTGAGATGTACGAGGAATACTACATCCGCAGCCAGGAAATGGGCATCAATTTCATCCGTGGGAAAGTAGGAGAGATTCTACAGGACGGACAGGGTAAACTGAACCTGCGTTATGAAGACACTCTCAATGGTGAGATATACGAAGAACCATCTGACCTCGTTGTCCTTGCAACCGGCATGGAAAACGTAAGGGATGCAGACAGGATATCAAGAGTGCTGAACCTCACCAGACGTACAGACCGTTTCTTCTCTATAGCCCATCCCAAGATGCGTCCGGTCGATTCCCATGTGAAAGGCATATACATAGCAGGCTGTGCATCAGGCCCCAAGGAAATCCAGGTATCGATAGCACAGGGCAGTGCTACTGCCGCCAAAGCCATGCAGCTTCTGTCAAAAGGAGAACTGGAGATGGACCCACTCAGCGCCCATGTGAATCCGGATAAGTGTATCGGCTGCGGTATATGTGTGGATGTCTGCAAATTCAACAAGATCAATATAAGAGACCGCAAGGCAGTGGTCGATGAACTCTCGTGCATGGGCTGTGGTGCATGCAGTGCATCCTGTCCGGCTGATGCCATATGGATGCGTAACAGTACCGATGAACAGATAGTTGCCCAGATACACGCTGCCACCGAAATCAAATCAGAATTCCCTCTTATCGTAGCTTTTCTTTGTAACTGGTGTAGCTACACATGTGCTGACCTTGCAGGCACATCAAGGATACAATACCCCACAAACATCCGTGTCATCCGTGTCATGTGTGCCGGACGTGTAGACCCTTCCTTTGTGCTTGAAGCTCTTGACAGCGGCGCAGATGGTGTTCTTGTTGCAGGATGCAGGCTTGGGGAATGCCACTATATCTTTGCCAATTACAACGCAAAACACAGGATGGAAGCCCTGAAGGAAGTGCTTGCAGATGTCGGTATAGACCCCGGAAGACTCAATGTTGAATGGATATCGGCTTCCGAGGGAGAGAGATTCGCCAATTCTATTGAAGACTTTGTTGAATATCTGGAAAAGATAGGTCCTATAGGTACTGAACTCAAGGAGGCAGAACAGTGACAGAAGAATGCAGGGAAGGTTCACTCTGTGTCGATAAGGACATGGATATAGACGGTTCCCATTTCACCTATCGCCAGATAAGCAATCAATCTATTAAATTCCTTGATTACAATTACAAGAGATGCGTAGGTTGTGGTATCTGTGTTGGCCTTTGTCCCGCAAAGGCTCTGGAACTTGGCCCTATGCAGGAGATCTCCACAGGACTCGATGCTCCACCTGTAATGATGGACCTTGAGAAATGCACATTCTGCTCCATGTGCGCCAACTTCTGCCCGGTGCATGCCTTTAAGATGACAGAAGAAGGTGATTTCCCGGAGAAGGATGAGTTCCCAGTATATGACTCCTATGTCACTATGAACGAGAAATGCCTTCCATGCGCACTTTGTAAGGCCGCATGCCCGGAGGATGCCATAGAAGTGGAATTCACTTTCAGGAAAAAAGAGGAGATAGCGCCTTTCAAGGAAGATGTCGAGGGCGAGATAGAGATAGATACCGATAAGTGTAATTTCTGCGGGTTGTGTGCAGAGTTCTGTGATGCCTTCCTGCTTGTGGAAAAAGAAGCAACACCTACAGATCCCATACCATTTGACCTGTTGCTGGTGGACGAGGACAAATGTGATTACTGCGTGCTCTGCCAGGACCTATGTCCTGAGGATGCCATAAAGGTAAAAGGCGAGAAAAGAGGCGAGGCTCCTGAGATAGAAGGTATCGTTACAGTGGATGATGAGAAATGTACCCGGTGTACCTGGTGCCAGGTGGTTTGTCCCTATGATGCAGTTGATATCAAAAAGCAGTTTGAGGGTGAGCTTACCCTTATAGATGTTAACGTCGATAAATGTGATCCGCAAGGATGTCATGGGTGTTTCAACGTTTGCCCCTCACATCTCTGGTACGTACCTGAGGATGGGACAAAGATTGCAATAAAGGCTGATTACTGTACCTACTGTGGTGCCTGTGTCAATGCATGTCCCAAGGATGTAATGAAAGTTACCCGTACAAAGGTGCATCATACGGACATACCAGATTCTCCCTGGGCCAGCCAGTGGAGAGATGCAGTGGATTCCATGGTCACTGAAAAGAGGAACTACCCGGATGTTTCCAGAACTCTTGAAGTGGAAAAAGAAGCGCACAAAGAGCATGTTGAGGTAGAATTTCCGCAGATTGACGGTTCACTCCTTAGACTTGCAAAGGAACGTATCGAAAAAACAAAACCACTGCTTGACAATATCAAAATAAGGAAGATGCTTGAGAACGATCTTTCTGGTACCATGAAGGAAGAGTTCCATAAAAGAATACAGAAGCAAAGCGAACAATAACTATATACATGCTTGTGCGTTTTGTTGTGTAAATATCCTATAACAATTAATTGCAATTATTCATTTATATCGGTGAGATTTTCCATGAGTGATAAATTCAACTATGCTGAACTTGGCCTGAAATGCGGGCTTGAAATTCACCAGCAACTTGACTCAAAACATAAGTTGTTCTGCAAATGTCCTACAAAAATAAGGAACATCGAGGAGTACAACCACGAATTCTTCCGCTATCTTCGCCCTACGGCAAGTGAGATGGGAGAAACAGACAGGGCCGCACTGGAACAGTCCAAGCTCAGGCGCAAGTATGTTTACAAGGCATACGACAGCACATGTCTAGTGGAGAATGATGATGAGCCACCTACAGAGGTAAACAGGGAAGCTCTTGAAATAGCGCTCAGCATCATAAAGCTCATGAACATGGTGCCTGTGGATCAGGTACATATGATGCGTAAGATAGTGGTTGACGGCTCCAATACATCAGGTTTCCAGAGAACTGCTTTCCTTGCAAAGGACGGTTATCTTGACACATCCGTCGGTCCTGTTGGTGTCGGTGTGCTCTGCCTTGAAGAAGAAGCATGCCAGAAGATAGAGGATAAAGGAGATTCTATAATATACTCTCTTGACCGTCTGGGTATCCCACTGGTTGAGATCGGAACTGACCCTGACATCATTTCCCCGGCACACGCTAAGGAAACCGCACAGCAGATAGGTATGCTGCTGCGTTCCACAGGAAAAGTGAAGCGTGGGCTTGGAACCATACGCCAGGATGTCAACATATCCATTGCAAAGGGTGCCCGTGTTGAACTTAAAGGTGTTCAGGCTCTTGATATGATAGAGACCATGGTTGAGCTTGAGGTAGAGCGCCAGGTCAATCTCCTTGCAATAAGGGATGAGCTGCTTGAACGCGGTGCATCAGTATGTGATACTATTTTTGATGTAACTGAATTGTTCAAGGAAACTCAGTCCAAGGTTATCAAGAAGACAATCAAGAAAGGCAAGGTCTATGCCATCCTGCTTCGTGGATTTAGTGGATTTGTCGGCAGAGAGGTACAACCGGGAAGACGTCTTGGTACCGAATTCTCAGACCGTGCAAAGACATCAGGTGTTGGAGGTATATTCCACACAGACGAACTTCCGAACTATGGTATTACCGAAGGAGAGGTTCAGGCACTGCGTATGGAAGTTGGTGCCGGTGAGAATGATGCTGTTATCATGGTTGCAGACCGCGAGGAGCGTGCCAGAGGCGCTATGATAAGCGTGATAATACGTGCAAAGGAAGCACTTGAAGGCGTTCCTGAGGAAACACGCAGGGCACTTCCGGATGGAAACAACTCTTACCTGAGACCTCTGCCCGGCGCTGCAAGAATGTATCCTGAAACAGATGTTCCGCAGGTGAACATTTCTCCTGAATACTTCAATGCTATCGAAAAACCCGAACTACTCACAGAAAGGGCAAAACGCTTTGAATCAGAGTTCGGACTTCACATGGAACTTGCCGGAAAGATAGCATATTCAACATACCTCCCTCTTTTTGAAGAGATAATGCAGCTACTTGGTGCTAATCAGACCGTTAACGCAACACTTGTAGTAAGGACACTTACCGGAACACTGCCGGAACTGAAACGTGACGGTGTGGAAATTGACAGGTTAGAGGACGGCCACTTCATAGATATTTTCAATTTCATCGCAGAAGGCGGAGTTTCAAAGGAAGCCATTGATGACCTGTTGCGTGCCATAGCCGATGAACCTGCACTGTGCGCAAAGGATGCTGCTTCAAAAATGGGACTTGGAAGCCTTGATATATCCGAGGTTGAAAGAATAGTTGAAGCAATCATCGAGGAACGCCAGGATTTCGTAAAGGAGAAGGGAATGGCAGCTGTGGGTCCTGTCATGGGAATTGTAATGAAAGAAGTAAGAGGAAAGGTTGATGGAAAGGTTTTAAGTGAGATGCTTAAACAAAAGATTAATAAATATATAAATATATAATATATTATTTATGTGGTTGCCTTTTAAAATTCAATTTAGAGGATCTTTAAGCAGGGCTTTTATCCTGCTTACTTTTTTGATTTTATTAATATCATATTCATCTGCTGCTGTGAACATAGATAGCGATGAAAAGCTCACCAACATTACAAATGCCAATCATCCATCATGGAGTCCCGATGGGAAAAAGATCGTCTATGCTGC
This window contains:
- a CDS encoding winged helix-turn-helix transcriptional regulator, which translates into the protein MPCYGNPSIEPYDGNNISVNNYADGAKMTDSFWDLPLYFQIITIVAIILALGWKIVALLTAWAKKDPKNENRLKILNFIENNPGSTVNMIEKDLDLKRGTVRYHVNALKDAGKILLFRNGNYVSMFRNESDLWNKSHGQTIEPHLQGVMCKKVCRLIFENPGITNMELSERLGISKGTVRSHIRTLEDMDCLEVETSGKFKNYYIREDYHPDTLPFFERVQ
- a CDS encoding PAS domain S-box protein, which produces MIENGIEGSTCSEKEYLNLILKSVDMVVWSATFPDLELLYISPSSELILGIDPQKFVKENKVLYQLVHPEDINIVQDATKQRELEGEISAEYRILKPDGSICWVRESSEIKYDTENIPVRIEGILSDISRSKKAEEKIAEETTRRRILVEQSNDGIVVVNGKGEVVEANQKYADTLGYSMDEMLQLHVWDWDDKWTPEELIEVIKNTGESGRTFETLHRRKDGTLIDVEVSSNGASLAGQKLVFCVCRDITDRKSAEETLKQAEQRYRKAYHILQGVIESPKDVVIFALDREYRYLSFNTNHRLTMGHIWGVNIEIGVSMLDYIKSAEDREKAKENFDRALAGESFTLIEEYGDSAIDRRWYANMYSPLNDDEGNVTGLTLILTDITESKRSEQALLAEEARIRAIAESAQDAIQMMDPQGDISFWNPAAERIFGYSVEEAIGQNLHLLLAPQRYHASQQEALTRFLKTGQGNAVGKTLELEALCKDGREISVELSLSVIELPDGWHSVGIMRDITDRKLIEQKLKESEERHRLLADNSTDVIWTMDIDGRFTYLSPSVQKLRGYTPEEVIKQKPEEFLTPASLQHYSEGLKLVAEIVQAGADFPPQRFELEQPCKDGSAVWTEATIGGMYNKQSEFIGILGVSRDITERKELENTLFIEKEKAQEATRAKSEFLANMSHEIRTPMNGVIGMTGLLLDTELSDEQRHYAETVRLSGESLLQLINDILDFSKIEAGKLELEMVDFDLHNMLDDFGSMISIKAHEKDLEFICAPAPGVPACVQGDPGRLQQVLTNLAGNAVKFTHEGEVVVQVTLESETDTEALLRFSVRDTGVGIPENKIHDLFDKFYQVDASTTRQYGGTGLGLAISKQLVEMMGGDIGVESEKGKGSEFWFRISLVKQPEGRRKKVYSAEIMDSYVLVVDDNATNREILNKRISSWGAKVDEAVDGPTALQALYRAHEDGEQYHVVILDMHMPGMDGESVARFIKSDAKLKSVPLVMLSSLGQRSNLQNMGERHFAAYLTKPVRHQELLDVLSGILNMEKQKSKVNTRVNTPSSSSQNHKNLRLLLAEDNIVNQKVAQGMIQKLGYHVDTVANGIEAIKALEMLPYDLVLMDVQMPDMDGLEATRLVRDSQSAVLDHEIPIVAMTAYAMKGDKERCLEAGMNDYIAKPVSLQSLMQLLEKWQSMLEHEIMWSGMSAEGTKDPTDLLVFDRPALLERVMNDEDLSRRLIAIFLEDMPKHVIALKDDIGKREFENVNAYAHKIKGASANIGGVALSAVASQMEVAGNKNQVDKMDIILPELEKQYDLLVEELKNV
- a CDS encoding peptidase domain-containing protein, which codes for MKTIAIGFIIFLLCISVASASTSETDNEFTLISASDLGYKIVPAKSDDGSIGVRTVSDIITQGETNWHSFVISSYYTSIEVDLNWGDTSDSLKLYIYDPSYNCLGYFYDSADGSINGRIHLNVIDNDGIERGTWRYRVYGYSVSGTEDYSI
- a CDS encoding 4Fe-4S binding protein, with the protein product MDIDGSHFTYRQISNQSIKFLDYNYKRCVGCGICVGLCPAKALELGPMQEISTGLDAPPVMMDLEKCTFCSMCANFCPVHAFKMTEEGDFPEKDEFPVYDSYVTMNEKCLPCALCKAACPEDAIEVEFTFRKKEEIAPFKEDVEGEIEIDTDKCNFCGLCAEFCDAFLLVEKEATPTDPIPFDLLLVDEDKCDYCVLCQDLCPEDAIKVKGEKRGEAPEIEGIVTVDDEKCTRCTWCQVVCPYDAVDIKKQFEGELTLIDVNVDKCDPQGCHGCFNVCPSHLWYVPEDGTKIAIKADYCTYCGACVNACPKDVMKVTRTKVHHTDIPDSPWASQWRDAVDSMVTEKRNYPDVSRTLEVEKEAHKEHVEVEFPQIDGSLLRLAKERIEKTKPLLDNIKIRKMLENDLSGTMKEEFHKRIQKQSEQ
- the hdrA2 gene encoding CoB-CoM heterodisulfide reductase HdrA2 encodes the protein MRIGVYICHCGLNIAHTINVNSLRDKVSKLGGVAVVKDIQFMCSDSGQDSIVQDITDLDLNHILVAACSPHLHEQTFKRVLEKAGLNPFMLEMVNIREQCSWVHMEDPQMATQKAFDLIRMGIARLKLLDPLQLKKIPVTKDVLIIGGGVAGIEAALTLANSGYQVHMVEKEPTIGGKMALLNEVFPTNDCSICVLAPKMTDVHQHPNIDLITLAEVTEVTGPVGNFNVTVTKKPRYVIEDKCKGCVDECGRVCPVEIPNRFDCGLGKTKAINMPIPQAVPQVVYIDNEFCVGCGLCKQACPADAVDYHQKEETLEFTVGAIILATGYSHFDASRKQEYGYGIYPDVITNMELERLLNAAGPTRGKVLSPATMEVPKKVSFIQCVGSRDEKVGNPYCSRVCCMSSMKNAQLLKERYPDIDITIHYIDVRASGEMYEEYYIRSQEMGINFIRGKVGEILQDGQGKLNLRYEDTLNGEIYEEPSDLVVLATGMENVRDADRISRVLNLTRRTDRFFSIAHPKMRPVDSHVKGIYIAGCASGPKEIQVSIAQGSATAAKAMQLLSKGELEMDPLSAHVNPDKCIGCGICVDVCKFNKINIRDRKAVVDELSCMGCGACSASCPADAIWMRNSTDEQIVAQIHAATEIKSEFPLIVAFLCNWCSYTCADLAGTSRIQYPTNIRVIRVMCAGRVDPSFVLEALDSGADGVLVAGCRLGECHYIFANYNAKHRMEALKEVLADVGIDPGRLNVEWISASEGERFANSIEDFVEYLEKIGPIGTELKEAEQ
- the gatE gene encoding Glu-tRNA(Gln) amidotransferase subunit GatE; its protein translation is MSDKFNYAELGLKCGLEIHQQLDSKHKLFCKCPTKIRNIEEYNHEFFRYLRPTASEMGETDRAALEQSKLRRKYVYKAYDSTCLVENDDEPPTEVNREALEIALSIIKLMNMVPVDQVHMMRKIVVDGSNTSGFQRTAFLAKDGYLDTSVGPVGVGVLCLEEEACQKIEDKGDSIIYSLDRLGIPLVEIGTDPDIISPAHAKETAQQIGMLLRSTGKVKRGLGTIRQDVNISIAKGARVELKGVQALDMIETMVELEVERQVNLLAIRDELLERGASVCDTIFDVTELFKETQSKVIKKTIKKGKVYAILLRGFSGFVGREVQPGRRLGTEFSDRAKTSGVGGIFHTDELPNYGITEGEVQALRMEVGAGENDAVIMVADREERARGAMISVIIRAKEALEGVPEETRRALPDGNNSYLRPLPGAARMYPETDVPQVNISPEYFNAIEKPELLTERAKRFESEFGLHMELAGKIAYSTYLPLFEEIMQLLGANQTVNATLVVRTLTGTLPELKRDGVEIDRLEDGHFIDIFNFIAEGGVSKEAIDDLLRAIADEPALCAKDAASKMGLGSLDISEVERIVEAIIEERQDFVKEKGMAAVGPVMGIVMKEVRGKVDGKVLSEMLKQKINKYINI